One Heliomicrobium gestii DNA window includes the following coding sequences:
- a CDS encoding response regulator transcription factor, translating to MTRIYIADDEPPILELIRRYLVREGFEATTFTNGDDLLDACGQQAPDLVILDIMMPGMSGLDVCKALRRDSDVPIIIVSAKDDEIDRILGLELGSDDYLSKPFSPRELVVRVKNILRRARPIGTEKPSCESTATSTAMLSETRQPAGVDSTTSPQSLLCHDLQVCLDERQIIGPNGEIDLTAKEFDMLIFLAKHKKKVFTREQLLDQIWGYNFAVSLRSVDDLIKRLRKKLAQSGSTLEIKTVWGYGYKIDAPLAGEKQG from the coding sequence ATGACCCGGATTTACATCGCCGACGATGAGCCGCCGATTCTGGAACTCATCCGCCGTTATTTGGTCAGGGAAGGGTTTGAGGCGACCACCTTCACCAATGGCGACGATCTGCTGGACGCCTGCGGTCAGCAGGCCCCAGACCTTGTCATCCTCGACATCATGATGCCGGGAATGAGCGGTCTCGATGTCTGCAAAGCCCTTCGCCGAGACAGCGACGTGCCGATCATCATCGTATCGGCCAAGGATGATGAGATCGACCGGATTTTAGGATTGGAACTGGGCAGTGACGACTATCTCTCCAAACCCTTCAGCCCCCGGGAACTGGTGGTCCGCGTGAAAAACATCCTGCGCCGGGCGCGTCCCATAGGCACGGAAAAACCATCCTGCGAATCAACAGCCACCTCGACAGCGATGCTATCGGAAACTCGGCAACCGGCGGGCGTCGACTCGACAACGTCCCCGCAGTCTCTGCTCTGTCATGACCTGCAAGTCTGCCTCGATGAACGGCAGATCATCGGACCCAACGGCGAGATCGATCTGACGGCCAAAGAATTCGACATGCTTATTTTTTTGGCAAAACACAAGAAAAAGGTCTTCACACGGGAACAACTGCTGGATCAGATTTGGGGCTATAATTTCGCCGTGAGCCTTCGTTCTGTCGATGACCTGATCAAGCGGCTCCGCAAAAAATTGGCCCAGAGCGGCTCCACCCTGGAGATCAAGACCGTGTGGGGCTATGGCTACAAGATCGACGCGCCCCTCGCGGGCGAAAAGCAAGGGTAG
- a CDS encoding sensor histidine kinase, producing the protein MDKRAASPFRRSLGLRITASYFILLVLAFLIAGTSFNTLTRQFLIRETKENLREQGNVIVNMYKGPSSLPTQNDLRTGRVLANLIDADSVIVDTKGVITATNRPRRFPVGDILVYPRMQKVLAGSEESDLWNDRDRDMVAVGLPLLYKDGAVKGGVFLFSRLEGIDAMGRQINRALFKGLLLSGLIALIIGVFFSRSISKPARTLSAAAMALAGRRYDTDLPLDRADELGEVARSFAVMRDRIRRFDEMQRSFLQTASHELKTPLMSIQGYAEGIKDGVFEGAEAEKGLDIIITESQRLKGIVDEMILLSKLESMDGLYRFQPIRLSEVAHEGVEKLQGLALELGKELRFAAPSDVSGASDSDELVSGDRDKLLQAIINLMSNALRHARDGVLVTASNHCIQVRDDGDGIDPDELPHLFQRFFKGKRGDTGLGLSIAMVIAEKHGGTITASNAPAGGALFELSLSSSRHSAEAVASPN; encoded by the coding sequence ATGGACAAAAGAGCGGCTTCTCCTTTCCGGCGTTCCCTGGGATTGCGCATCACCGCCAGCTATTTTATCCTGCTGGTCCTGGCCTTTCTCATCGCCGGCACCTCTTTCAACACTCTCACCCGCCAGTTTCTGATCCGTGAAACAAAAGAAAACCTGCGCGAACAGGGCAATGTGATTGTGAATATGTACAAAGGTCCGTCGTCTCTGCCCACCCAGAATGATCTGCGAACAGGCCGTGTCCTGGCCAACCTGATCGACGCCGATTCGGTCATTGTCGACACGAAGGGCGTCATTACAGCCACGAACCGCCCCCGCCGTTTTCCCGTCGGTGATATCCTCGTCTATCCGCGCATGCAAAAGGTGTTAGCAGGCAGTGAAGAGTCTGACCTATGGAACGACCGTGACCGCGACATGGTCGCCGTCGGTCTGCCCTTGCTGTATAAGGATGGCGCCGTCAAGGGCGGTGTCTTTCTGTTTTCTCGTCTGGAAGGCATCGATGCCATGGGACGCCAGATCAACCGCGCCCTCTTCAAAGGCCTCCTCCTGTCCGGACTGATTGCCCTCATCATCGGCGTCTTTTTCTCCCGTTCCATCTCCAAACCGGCCCGAACCTTGTCTGCTGCGGCCATGGCCCTTGCCGGCCGGCGCTATGATACGGACCTGCCCCTTGACCGCGCCGACGAACTGGGCGAAGTGGCCCGATCCTTCGCGGTCATGCGCGACCGTATCCGGCGCTTTGATGAGATGCAGCGTTCCTTCTTACAAACAGCCTCCCATGAGTTGAAGACACCTTTGATGTCGATTCAGGGGTATGCCGAGGGGATCAAAGACGGTGTTTTCGAAGGCGCCGAAGCGGAGAAAGGGCTTGACATCATCATCACCGAGAGTCAGCGGCTGAAAGGGATCGTCGATGAGATGATCCTCCTGTCCAAGCTGGAATCGATGGACGGCTTGTACCGCTTCCAACCGATCCGCCTCTCCGAGGTGGCTCACGAAGGAGTGGAGAAACTGCAAGGACTGGCGCTGGAGTTGGGAAAAGAACTTCGCTTTGCCGCCCCTTCCGACGTCTCTGGCGCTTCTGATTCCGATGAGCTTGTGTCCGGCGACCGAGACAAACTGCTTCAGGCCATCATCAATCTGATGAGCAACGCCTTGCGCCATGCCAGGGACGGTGTCCTTGTGACCGCATCAAACCATTGTATTCAGGTGCGTGATGATGGCGACGGCATCGACCCCGATGAACTTCCTCACCTGTTCCAACGATTTTTCAAAGGTAAACGCGGCGATACCGGTTTGGGTCTTTCCATCGCCATGGTCATCGCCGAAAAACATGGCGGAACCATCACCGCCAGCAACGCTCCTGCCGGTGGCGCACTTTTTGAACTGTCCCTTTCTTCTAGCCGCCATTCTGCCGAGGCAGTCGCTTCCCCCAATTAA
- a CDS encoding endonuclease MutS2 yields the protein MKLNERTLRKLEYDRVLERLANHCASEMGKEIALALRPKGKLWQVQEGQSETTEAKEVLRLRPNVPLAAFHDIRPYLRKAAVGGILEAAELQQVAAALRISRQVRSFLLGDEKKGDDKKSAPILTALAEGLGLYRDAEVEIDRCIVGEGEVADDASPELLKIRRAMKTIQNRVREKLDGLIRNPDNQKYLQDALVTVRGDRYVVPVRSEYRGQIPGLIHDQSASGATVFIEPMAVVELNNELKRNQAAERTEIVRILRDLSLLVAKDAEDIGVSLEVLARLDFIFAKGKLSTRMDAGEPAVNTQGRLKIRLGRHPLITGKVVPVTIELGYAFDTLVITGPNTGGKTVTLKTVGLLTLMAQSGLHVPAEADTELSLFEHIFVDIGDEQSIEQSLSTFSSHMTNIVGILENVGPSSLVLLDELGAGTDPTEGAALAQSIMEHLLACGAKTIATTHYSELKAFAYSHSRVENASVEFDVETLRPTYRLLIGRPGRSNAFEISLRLGLSAPVVDRSRALLSQDERDVADLIEHLEANQVTAERERQEAEQLRREAYELRRKLEQREQSLREKETAILEKAREEAYALVRKAKEESDQIVRSLREVMNRAPVKEEMARAETERQRLREMQNKLGDDRASRDTGASPLALKSVKVGQTVFVPRLNQKGAVLTLPNPQGELQIQAGILKLNVKLSELQATKEDKPTIGQTEYAAMARNKARDMSRELDFRGTTADEAIELVEKFLDDAYLAGLDSVNLIHGKGTGALRAAIRAYLQKHRYVKSFRSGEHGEGGVGVTVVELKG from the coding sequence ATCAAGTTGAACGAACGGACCCTGCGCAAACTGGAATACGATCGCGTCCTGGAGCGCCTCGCCAATCACTGCGCCTCGGAGATGGGCAAAGAGATCGCCCTGGCGCTCCGGCCCAAAGGGAAGCTCTGGCAGGTCCAGGAGGGACAGAGCGAGACGACGGAGGCAAAGGAAGTCCTGCGCCTGCGGCCCAATGTCCCCCTGGCGGCTTTTCACGATATTCGCCCCTACCTCCGCAAAGCCGCTGTCGGCGGCATCCTGGAGGCAGCGGAACTGCAGCAGGTGGCAGCGGCGCTGCGCATCTCCCGCCAGGTTCGCTCTTTCCTGCTCGGCGACGAGAAAAAGGGAGACGACAAAAAAAGCGCGCCGATCCTGACCGCGCTGGCTGAGGGATTGGGCCTCTATCGCGACGCCGAGGTCGAGATTGACCGCTGCATCGTCGGCGAGGGGGAGGTGGCCGACGACGCTTCGCCGGAACTGCTAAAGATTCGCCGCGCCATGAAGACGATTCAAAACCGTGTCCGCGAGAAGTTGGATGGGTTGATCCGCAACCCCGACAACCAGAAATATCTGCAAGACGCCCTCGTCACGGTGCGGGGCGATCGCTATGTCGTGCCTGTCCGGTCCGAATACCGCGGCCAGATTCCGGGCCTCATCCATGACCAGTCGGCTTCTGGTGCGACAGTCTTTATCGAACCCATGGCCGTGGTGGAACTGAACAATGAACTTAAGCGCAACCAGGCGGCCGAACGGACAGAGATCGTTCGCATCCTGCGCGATCTGTCCCTGCTGGTGGCCAAGGATGCCGAGGATATCGGCGTCAGCCTGGAGGTGCTGGCCCGGCTGGATTTCATCTTTGCCAAGGGCAAGCTTTCCACCCGTATGGACGCCGGCGAGCCGGCCGTTAACACACAGGGCAGACTCAAAATCCGTTTGGGACGCCATCCCCTGATCACGGGAAAGGTCGTCCCGGTCACCATTGAACTGGGATACGCCTTCGACACCCTGGTCATCACGGGTCCAAATACAGGCGGCAAGACGGTGACCTTGAAAACGGTGGGCCTTCTGACGCTGATGGCCCAATCGGGGCTCCATGTGCCTGCCGAGGCGGATACGGAACTCTCGCTTTTTGAACATATCTTTGTCGACATCGGCGATGAACAATCGATCGAGCAATCGCTGAGCACCTTCTCTTCCCACATGACCAACATCGTCGGCATCTTGGAGAATGTGGGTCCGTCCAGTTTGGTCCTCCTCGATGAACTGGGCGCCGGGACCGATCCGACAGAAGGGGCGGCACTGGCCCAATCGATCATGGAACACCTCCTCGCCTGCGGCGCGAAAACGATCGCCACCACCCACTACAGCGAGTTAAAGGCCTTTGCCTACAGCCACAGCCGTGTGGAAAACGCCAGCGTCGAGTTTGATGTGGAGACACTGCGGCCCACCTACCGGCTGCTCATCGGCCGGCCGGGTCGTTCCAACGCCTTCGAGATCTCCCTGCGCCTGGGATTGAGCGCCCCTGTGGTCGATCGCTCCCGCGCCCTGCTCAGCCAGGACGAGCGGGATGTGGCTGACCTGATCGAACACCTGGAAGCCAATCAGGTGACGGCGGAACGGGAACGGCAGGAGGCCGAGCAGTTACGCCGGGAGGCGTATGAACTGCGGCGCAAGCTGGAGCAGCGGGAGCAGTCGCTGCGGGAAAAAGAAACGGCCATCCTGGAAAAAGCGCGTGAAGAAGCCTACGCATTGGTTCGCAAGGCCAAGGAGGAGAGCGACCAGATCGTCCGTTCCCTGCGAGAGGTGATGAACCGGGCGCCTGTCAAGGAGGAGATGGCCCGCGCCGAAACGGAGCGTCAACGTCTTCGGGAGATGCAGAACAAGCTGGGCGACGACCGGGCCAGCCGGGACACCGGCGCCAGTCCCTTGGCGCTCAAATCGGTGAAGGTGGGCCAGACGGTATTTGTGCCGCGCCTCAACCAAAAAGGCGCCGTCCTCACCCTTCCCAACCCCCAGGGAGAACTGCAGATCCAGGCAGGCATCCTGAAACTGAACGTCAAGCTGAGTGAACTGCAAGCGACAAAAGAAGATAAGCCCACGATCGGCCAGACGGAGTATGCGGCCATGGCCCGCAACAAGGCTCGTGACATGTCGCGGGAGTTGGATTTCCGGGGCACCACCGCTGACGAGGCCATCGAGTTGGTCGAGAAATTCCTCGATGACGCCTATTTGGCGGGATTGGACTCGGTCAACCTGATCCATGGCAAGGGAACCGGCGCCCTGCGGGCGGCCATCCGCGCCTACCTGCAAAAGCACCGCTATGTCAAATCCTTCCGCAGCGGCGAACATGGAGAGGGCGGCGTCGGAGTGACGGTTGTCGAACTGAAGGGTTAA